The segment AATGGTCGCGCCCGACAGGCTTATCGACCGCCCCAACTGTTTGACGTTGGTGATGGGCATAATGCCCGCTTCCACCGATAAGGTCAGCCCGCGTTTTGCGGCCTTGTCCATAAAGTCGTAGTAGTAGCGGTTGTCAAAAAACATTTGCGTCACGAAGTGTTCTATGCCGCTGTCCATTTTCTTGGCCACCACGTCGAGGTCTTCCTCTATATTTTTGGATTCGGGGTGTCCTTCCACGTACATCGCACCCATCAAATAAAATTGCGGATAGGTTTTCTTGATATACGCCGCCAATTCGTTGGCGTGACGGAAGTCGTAGAAGCGGCTGTCGTCGCGTATATCGCCGCGCAGTACCAATATGCTCTCTATGCCCTTATGCGTGAGAGAACATAGCATTTCGTCCAGCCGTTCCTTGGTCATGTTCACGGCGGTCATATGCGCCACGGTTTGTATATCGAAGGCGTCCATCGCCACCGAGGCCGCGTCCGTCGTGGTGGTCGCGCCCTTGCCGTTTGCGCCGTAGGTCACCGACACGTAGTCGGGCTTCACCTCTTCTTTGAGGTGGCGCAAAGTGCGGATAATGTTTTCCAACTCTCCGCTTCTCTTGGGCGGGAAGACTTCCGCGCTCATCAAAAATTCTTGTTTACCAACGATATCTCTTATGTGCATAATGGCTTATCCGTCGCGTTTTGCCGCATACGTTACGGGGTTTACGATACCAACATCTTGCAGAGCAAGCGCACGGTATTCATCGCGCTCTTCTTGGCGAACGCCTCGAAGTCGTCCGGCGCTCCGCCGTCCGCTTCGTCCGACATGGCGCGCAACACTATGTAAGGCACTTTGTTGATATAGCAGGTATGGCCTATTGCGCCCCCCTCCATTTCGCAAGAGATCGCGCCGAAGCGTTCCACGAGTATCTCTTTTTGTTCGTGAGAGGAGATGAATTGGTCACCCGTTGCGATGACGCCCGTTTGGTAGGGTATGCCAATGGCTTTTGCGGCCGCTTGCGCTTTGCGTACCAACTTCTCGTCGCAGGGGAAATAAGTCACGTTGATCTTGCACACCTCGCCGATGGGCGCGCCCAAGGCGGAGACATCCATATCGTGCTGTACGGTTTTGGTGGCGATGGCGAGGTCGCCGATATGCAGTTGCTCTGACAAGGTACCCGCCACGCCCACGTTGACGATATAGTCCACTTGGTAGACGAGTATCATGGTCTGTGCGGCCACCGTCGCGAACACTTTGCCCGCGCCGCAGGTCGCCACCACGGCTTCCTCTCCCCACAGTATACCTCTGACGAATTCGGTATTCGCTATCGTTCTCGTCTCGCATACCGTCATTTGGTTGCGTATTTCTTCCGTTTCTATGGACATCGCGCCGATAATTCCTATCATTTCGTTTCTCCTTTTATCGGTAGTATTTCTATTATATACTTTTTTGCCGTCTAATGCAATACGTTTTCCGCATTAACGCACGCCTTTGGCGTGCATATCACACCGTGGGCGTAAGGGCAATAGACCGAGGGATCCCCCCATAAGAGATGGATCTTGTCTACAATTCCGCCGACAGGCGTCTATCTTTACCGCAACTTGCGCATTGCGCAAACTTCACTCAAGGCTTTGCCTTGAACTTCACTTGCTATGCAAACTTCACTTCGCCAAAGGCGAAACTTTACTAATATCCGTACTTTCCCAGGTCCACCGTGCCGTCCACGACTTCCACGCCTTCTCGGCGCAGCAGTTCCGCCTGCACGTCCTCCCCGCCGAAGGCGAAAGCCTTGGACGTTCTTCCCTCGCGGTTGACCACTCTATGGCAGGGTATCACGCCGGGTTGGGGGTTGACGTGCAAGGCGTAGCCCACCACGCGGCTCCATCGGGGGTTGCCCGCCCGTGCGGCCACCGCGCCGTAGGTGGACACTTTGCCTTTGGGTATTTCTTTGACGACCTGATATATTCGCTCGAATACGTTTCCGCTCATACTATTCCTCCGTCGTAGTATGCTCGTCTTTTCGTTCGTCATTCTCGTTTCGGCTTGCGGTGTTTTTCCCTTCGGTATTATTCTCGTGTGCTTCTCCGTATTCGCCGAAAATGTCCGTGGTAGGGGGTAGCGTACCCCCGTTTTCGCGTCCATCGGCGGGTTTTTCGGTCGGTGCTTTACGCTCGCCGACGTACTTCGCCGTCACCTTTTTCATGCGCCTGTCTATCCAACGGAACACCCATTGCATCAAGTAGTCGTATCCCAAAAACAGCACGGTCGCCACGATGGCCACCACCCAGTAGGCGGGCGCCCAATTCAGTTTTGCCAGCGCGTTTTCTATGCTGTCGCCCAATCCGTACAAGGCGTAGGTGCCGTATAGCCCCGCGTTGAATAGCGCGGCTTTCAATGGAATGGAAATGTAGAATTTGCGTTTCAAATAGCGCGTGCACACGCCCATCACCACGGGTTGCCAACCGAAGATAAAGGCGTAGGGCAGGGCGGCCACGGGCCCCACGATGGCGATGGTCAGTCCCGACGTGGCGACGTAGGATAGCGCCGCGCCGCGCGGATTGCCTACGGTCAAGGGCAGTAGCAACGCCACCGCCGACAGCGCCAAAAAACTCAGTTTCGCCACGGGCGAATAATAATACAGCACCGTACATATCAAGGACAGTGCTGTAGCGATGCCCGAAAGGGCTATTTCAAAAGACAGATTTTTACGCCTGTTCATCATCCGCGGCAACAGCAGTCGCACAGACAGTTCATACAGATCATGGCCTCGCACCAGCGGCAGCACATATCCTCGCTTTGCCTTGCGTCTTGCTCGCCGTACGAGCGGTTATATCCGCTGTTCTGCGCGGATTGTTGCGTTTTTTCGTTATACCCTTTGTTGCCGCCCGTGCCGGTAGCCGCTTGCTCTATGGTGCTATTCAACTTTTTCAGCACGTTTTGGTAGTGCGCGTTGTTCGGCTCCATATTCACGGCCATTTCCATTTGGTTTTTGGCCTCGCTCATCCACCCTTTGTTGTAATAGATGACGGCTTGGAAGTAGTGCCATTCCGCGTCGCGTACGTTCACGTCGTCGAGGGCCTCTTGCGCCGCGCGGAAGTCCTTGGCGCGGATATTCTTTTCCACCGTGGCGAAGACGGGGGAGTGCTTGCTCCCGCCCTCGGCGCTTGCCGTGTCTGCGTTGCCGTCCTTT is part of the Clostridia bacterium genome and harbors:
- a CDS encoding MGMT family protein; the protein is MDAKTGVRYPLPRTFSANTEKHTRIIPKGKTPQAETRMTNEKTSILRRRNSMSGNVFERIYQVVKEIPKGKVSTYGAVAARAGNPRWSRVVGYALHVNPQPGVIPCHRVVNREGRTSKAFAFGGEDVQAELLRREGVEVVDGTVDLGKYGY
- a CDS encoding methylenetetrahydrofolate reductase yields the protein MSAEVFPPKRSGELENIIRTLRHLKEEVKPDYVSVTYGANGKGATTTTDAASVAMDAFDIQTVAHMTAVNMTKERLDEMLCSLTHKGIESILVLRGDIRDDSRFYDFRHANELAAYIKKTYPQFYLMGAMYVEGHPESKNIEEDLDVVAKKMDSGIEHFVTQMFFDNRYYYDFMDKAAKRGLTLSVEAGIMPITNVKQLGRSISLSGATIPPALQRLVDAHQDDMFEDGVAYAIEQIEDLKANGAKGVHLYTMNSVKTAAAIFDAIRK
- a CDS encoding DnaJ domain-containing protein yields the protein MSKNPYEILGVSENSSQTAIDEAYYDLRSKYRNDMYQEGALGKEAAKKLTELEDAYREVCERQKQKEAEKTFEGKDGNADTASAEGGSKHSPVFATVEKNIRAKDFRAAQEALDDVNVRDAEWHYFQAVIYYNKGWMSEAKNQMEMAVNMEPNNAHYQNVLKKLNSTIEQAATGTGGNKGYNEKTQQSAQNSGYNRSYGEQDARQSEDMCCRWCEAMICMNCLCDCCCRG
- a CDS encoding 5'-methylthioadenosine/adenosylhomocysteine nucleosidase, whose protein sequence is MIGIIGAMSIETEEIRNQMTVCETRTIANTEFVRGILWGEEAVVATCGAGKVFATVAAQTMILVYQVDYIVNVGVAGTLSEQLHIGDLAIATKTVQHDMDVSALGAPIGEVCKINVTYFPCDEKLVRKAQAAAKAIGIPYQTGVIATGDQFISSHEQKEILVERFGAISCEMEGGAIGHTCYINKVPYIVLRAMSDEADGGAPDDFEAFAKKSAMNTVRLLCKMLVS